AGCCTATATCCGTCACTCTCACGCCGCAACGCGCGTCAGGCACGCGTCAGGCGGGATCACCCTTGAGCTGCCGCACGTACTGTTCCACGCGCGCAACCAGGTCGGGGGACGCGCCGTGCTGTTCGATCACCTTGACGAGGGCGCTCCCGACAACCGCTGCGTCTGCCCATTTGCAGACCTCCGCAACGTGTGCGGCTGTCGAGACGCCGAAGCCGACCGCCACCGGCATGGTTGTCGCTTCGCGAATGCGTGTCACCAAATCCTGGATGCCGAGTGCGAGGACGTCGCGAGCCCCCGTCACCCCCAGACGCGAAATCGCATACACGAATCCGCTGCCGAGTTCACCTGCCCGTCGCATGCGCTCCGGGCTCGTCGTCGGGCTGAGCAGGAAGATCATGTCCAGGCCGACGCCGCGCAGGCAACCTCGAAGCCCCTCGGCTTCTTCCAGCGGCAAGTCCAGAGCAAGGACACCGTCAACCTCCGCCGCGGCCGCACGCGTCGCGAAGCGGTCGAATCCCATTCGATAGAGTGGGTTGGCGTACGAGAACAGGACGATCGGCGCTCGAACGACGGGGCGAATCTGCGCGACCATGTCCAGCACGCCGTCGAGGGTGGCGCCGGCTGCCAAGGCACGTTCACTCGCGCGCTGGATGACCGGACCATCGGCCATAGGGTCAGAAAACGGCACACCGACTTCGAGGACGTCGGCT
This sequence is a window from Acidobacteriota bacterium. Protein-coding genes within it:
- the trpA gene encoding tryptophan synthase subunit alpha gives rise to the protein MSRIARTFDRLRQQGRPGLVTYITAGDPDLARSGEILEALDRAGADVLEVGVPFSDPMADGPVIQRASERALAAGATLDGVLDMVAQIRPVVRAPIVLFSYANPLYRMGFDRFATRAAAAEVDGVLALDLPLEEAEGLRGCLRGVGLDMIFLLSPTTSPERMRRAGELGSGFVYAISRLGVTGARDVLALGIQDLVTRIREATTMPVAVGFGVSTAAHVAEVCKWADAAVVGSALVKVIEQHGASPDLVARVEQYVRQLKGDPA